In Gimesia benthica, a single window of DNA contains:
- a CDS encoding DUF1501 domain-containing protein, which translates to MHRLQRRDFLYGMGASLGTVAFNALLQAEQKTEPKQQNLIDGPPLAPRDPHLKPRAKACIFLFMEGGPSHIDTFDPKPALEKLHLKEFVREDKQVSAMASGKRYYIKSPFKHRQAGESGISLSEHFSHLSEVADDLCVYHGLQAESINHPTACYHMNTGNRFGGDPAIGSWMTYGLGTENQNLPAFIVLPEVAYPQGGAANWSNGFLPAYFQGTALRSTGSPILDLNPPPNVTRATQRKNLDLLAKLNQQDQQRHPHEEVLAARMESYELAFRMQTQVPHIINLESETQQTQDMYGLGQKETDSFGRRCLLARKLVESGVRFVQIYAAGWDSHDFLERSHKARMQAVDQPIAALLKDLKARGLLDETLVVWTGEFGRSPDNGIRSGRQAAGRDHNAKGMAMWMAGGGVKAGHRIGATDEIGDHAVEVVNPIRNLHVTLEHIMGLDDNQLTYFHEGRFKVLSQTGGAVIKELLG; encoded by the coding sequence ATGCACCGATTACAACGACGCGATTTTCTCTATGGCATGGGCGCCAGCCTGGGCACCGTCGCTTTCAATGCGCTGCTGCAGGCCGAACAGAAAACAGAGCCGAAGCAGCAGAACCTGATCGACGGACCGCCGCTCGCCCCCCGCGATCCGCATCTGAAACCGCGTGCCAAAGCCTGCATCTTTCTGTTCATGGAAGGCGGCCCCAGCCACATCGACACCTTCGATCCCAAGCCGGCCCTGGAAAAGCTGCACCTCAAGGAATTCGTCCGCGAAGACAAACAGGTCTCCGCGATGGCCAGCGGTAAACGCTACTACATTAAAAGTCCGTTTAAGCATCGTCAGGCGGGCGAATCAGGGATTTCACTCAGCGAACATTTTTCGCACCTCTCAGAAGTCGCCGACGACCTCTGCGTGTATCACGGCCTGCAGGCGGAATCGATTAACCACCCGACCGCCTGTTACCACATGAATACCGGCAACCGGTTCGGCGGTGATCCCGCGATTGGATCCTGGATGACCTACGGGCTGGGTACCGAAAATCAGAACCTGCCCGCTTTCATCGTCCTCCCCGAAGTGGCCTACCCGCAGGGAGGCGCTGCTAACTGGTCTAACGGGTTTCTGCCCGCTTACTTCCAGGGAACCGCACTCCGTTCGACGGGCTCACCGATTCTCGACCTGAATCCACCTCCAAACGTCACCCGTGCGACCCAGCGTAAAAATCTCGATCTGCTGGCAAAGTTGAATCAGCAGGATCAGCAGCGGCATCCGCACGAAGAGGTTCTCGCAGCCCGCATGGAATCGTACGAACTTGCGTTCCGAATGCAGACCCAGGTTCCGCATATCATCAACCTCGAATCAGAAACCCAGCAGACTCAGGACATGTACGGTCTGGGACAGAAAGAAACTGACAGCTTCGGTCGCCGCTGCCTGTTGGCACGGAAACTCGTCGAATCGGGAGTGCGTTTCGTGCAGATCTACGCTGCTGGCTGGGATTCGCATGACTTTCTGGAACGTTCTCACAAAGCCCGCATGCAGGCCGTCGATCAGCCGATTGCGGCCCTACTGAAAGACCTCAAAGCACGCGGGCTGCTGGATGAAACGCTCGTAGTCTGGACCGGGGAATTCGGTCGCTCGCCCGACAACGGTATCCGCAGTGGCAGACAGGCCGCCGGTCGGGACCATAATGCGAAAGGCATGGCCATGTGGATGGCGGGGGGTGGCGTCAAAGCCGGTCATCGCATCGGGGCCACCGACGAAATTGGCGACCATGCCGTCGAAGTCGTCAACCCGATTCGCAATCTGCATGTCACACTCGAACACATCATGGGACTCGACGACAACCAGCTGACCTACTTCCACGAAGGCCGCTTCAAGGTGCTGAGCCAGACCGGGGGCGCTGTGATTAAAGAGCTGCTCGGCTGA
- a CDS encoding GNAT family N-acetyltransferase, producing the protein MSFLEISFQSRWYAQACVLRNQVLRLPLGLDLQSEDLSPESEYLHFGIEQDGQLIACVLAVPLDSRRAKLRQMAVSGECQGQGIGRRLVESVEDCLVQQGFQVVELDARREAIGFYEKLGYIPKGDEFISVTIPHQRMTKVIAAD; encoded by the coding sequence ATGTCCTTTCTGGAGATCTCTTTTCAGTCTCGCTGGTATGCGCAGGCGTGTGTGCTGCGGAACCAGGTGCTGCGTCTGCCGCTGGGACTCGATCTGCAGTCGGAGGATCTGTCGCCCGAATCGGAATATCTGCATTTCGGTATCGAGCAGGACGGCCAGCTGATCGCCTGTGTGCTCGCGGTGCCTCTTGATTCGCGAAGGGCCAAGCTGAGACAGATGGCGGTGTCGGGTGAGTGTCAGGGGCAGGGGATTGGTCGGCGTTTGGTTGAGTCGGTAGAAGATTGTCTGGTGCAGCAAGGGTTCCAGGTTGTGGAACTGGATGCTCGGCGGGAAGCGATTGGCTTTTATGAGAAACTGGGCTACATTCCGAAAGGGGATGAGTTCATTTCGGTGACAATTCCGCATCAACGCATGACGAAAGTGATAGCGGCTGACTGA
- a CDS encoding Gfo/Idh/MocA family protein, with the protein MKERRRLLVVGVGSIGERHLRCFQATDRVDISICELNSDLRQQVAERYSVKTQYADLDSALAEPHDFAVIATPAHLHIQMAQRVVEAGLDVFIEKPLSTSVDGVADLQKLLKEKQKKAGIAYVYRAHPALAAMKADLDTGRYGKPVELVVVSGQNFPTYRPAYRDIYYKSRATGGGAVQDALTHSMNAGEYLVGPVKALVADYAHQVLEGVDVEDTVHVITRQGSVLGNFSLNQHQPANESSITVICERGMLRFEYQKSWYRHVTEPEGEWVVGYQETLERDTLFSRQASAFLDYLDDFCPPLCSLEEGLQTLAVNLSILESVEQRAWVEPAHYLTH; encoded by the coding sequence ATGAAAGAGCGTAGACGATTACTGGTAGTCGGAGTCGGTTCAATTGGAGAACGGCATCTGCGCTGTTTCCAGGCGACGGACCGTGTCGATATCTCGATTTGTGAACTGAACTCCGACCTGCGCCAGCAGGTCGCCGAGCGATATTCTGTGAAAACTCAGTATGCGGATCTGGACTCGGCACTGGCGGAGCCACATGACTTTGCGGTCATCGCGACTCCAGCGCACCTGCATATTCAAATGGCGCAACGGGTCGTTGAAGCGGGTTTGGACGTGTTCATCGAAAAGCCCCTGAGCACGTCGGTGGACGGTGTAGCCGATCTGCAGAAGCTGCTGAAAGAGAAACAGAAAAAAGCGGGAATCGCTTATGTCTATCGCGCTCATCCCGCGCTGGCAGCGATGAAGGCTGATCTGGATACGGGCCGCTATGGCAAACCCGTAGAACTGGTTGTGGTTTCCGGTCAGAACTTTCCCACCTATCGGCCCGCGTATCGCGACATCTATTACAAGTCGCGCGCGACCGGTGGAGGGGCGGTGCAGGATGCGTTGACGCATTCGATGAATGCTGGCGAATACCTGGTGGGACCGGTCAAAGCCCTGGTGGCGGATTACGCACATCAGGTGCTGGAAGGTGTGGACGTGGAAGACACCGTACACGTAATTACCCGCCAGGGAAGTGTACTGGGCAACTTCAGTCTGAATCAGCATCAACCGGCCAATGAATCGAGTATTACTGTGATCTGCGAACGGGGCATGCTCCGATTTGAGTATCAGAAAAGCTGGTATCGTCACGTTACTGAGCCGGAGGGGGAGTGGGTCGTCGGTTACCAGGAAACGCTGGAACGGGACACACTCTTTTCGCGACAGGCGAGTGCCTTTCTCGATTATCTCGATGATTTCTGTCCGCCGCTCTGTTCGCTGGAAGAAGGACTGCAGACGCTGGCGGTAAATCTTTCGATTCTGGAATCTGTCGAACAGCGTGCCTGGGTCGAACCGGCGCACTACCTTACACATTGA
- a CDS encoding Na/Pi cotransporter family protein codes for MGLEILNALGGLGLFLLGMVILTSGLKELAGDTIRRMIAKFTKNLPSGIATGAVVTAVLQSSSATTVTAVGFASAGLLSLSQSLGIIFGANLGTTMTGWIVAVFGFKLKLGQIAFPLILVGTLMYMFARKRVGMIGFALAGFGLIFVGIDNMQAGMSGLTDTVTPKSFPADDWLGRVLLILIGMGISMVTQSSSAGMAMAITAVHTGTISLTQGVAMVVGFDMGTTVTAVIATLGGSVTARRTAFAHVLFNTTTSCVAYLLIPLYMWVWQSYVNQGNRFSPEIGLVLFHSLFNLVGILMLAPLSSQVIRVLCWLVPDAVNDQVERLEESFIQTPNVAIEASRSTLTEVFQDVLHLFHGLFTDEADRADISSMTEQTHETLTITEDYLRRINVSKSDSQTLRSYQEVVLALDHIRRLTRRFNEIERLDATVDVEDLQKVVQRLTKLFVETETAFEDRNELMDEQPLEDCARELDQDQKSVRRRFTEAASRSGDDFEYVLNQLDSYRWLYRISYHLWRTVHHLQSARIINDQSDIEPDEEKKIADTEPQA; via the coding sequence ATGGGTTTAGAGATTCTCAATGCACTTGGAGGCCTGGGGCTGTTCCTGCTGGGGATGGTCATCCTGACCAGCGGTCTGAAGGAACTGGCGGGCGATACGATCCGCCGGATGATCGCGAAGTTTACGAAGAATCTGCCCAGCGGAATTGCTACCGGTGCGGTTGTGACGGCTGTACTGCAATCCTCAAGTGCCACCACGGTCACCGCCGTGGGTTTTGCGAGTGCGGGGCTGCTCTCTTTATCACAGTCGCTGGGGATCATCTTTGGTGCCAATCTGGGCACAACCATGACGGGCTGGATCGTGGCGGTCTTCGGTTTCAAATTGAAGCTGGGACAGATCGCTTTTCCCCTGATTCTGGTCGGAACCCTGATGTACATGTTTGCCCGCAAGCGGGTCGGGATGATCGGTTTCGCGCTGGCCGGCTTTGGTCTGATCTTTGTCGGCATTGATAACATGCAGGCCGGGATGTCCGGACTGACGGATACGGTCACGCCGAAATCGTTTCCCGCAGATGACTGGCTGGGGCGAGTCCTGTTGATTTTGATTGGCATGGGGATCTCCATGGTCACGCAGTCGTCCAGCGCGGGAATGGCGATGGCAATTACCGCCGTGCATACTGGTACGATTTCGCTGACGCAGGGGGTCGCGATGGTGGTCGGTTTCGATATGGGGACAACCGTCACCGCGGTGATCGCCACGCTGGGAGGTTCCGTGACGGCGCGACGAACCGCATTTGCGCATGTTCTCTTTAATACAACGACCTCCTGTGTGGCTTACTTGCTGATTCCGCTCTATATGTGGGTCTGGCAATCTTACGTGAACCAGGGGAATCGTTTCTCCCCGGAAATCGGACTGGTTCTCTTTCACAGCCTGTTTAATCTGGTGGGGATCCTGATGCTGGCTCCGTTATCCAGCCAGGTGATTCGCGTCCTCTGCTGGCTGGTGCCTGATGCGGTGAACGACCAGGTGGAACGCCTGGAAGAGTCATTCATCCAGACTCCCAACGTGGCGATTGAAGCGTCGCGCTCGACGTTAACCGAAGTTTTTCAGGATGTGCTGCATCTGTTTCACGGGTTGTTTACCGATGAAGCAGACCGGGCAGATATTTCTTCGATGACGGAACAGACACATGAGACGTTGACAATCACGGAAGATTACCTGAGGCGAATCAATGTGTCGAAATCAGATTCGCAGACGTTACGCAGTTATCAGGAAGTCGTGCTGGCATTGGACCACATTCGACGTCTCACAAGACGCTTCAACGAAATCGAGCGACTGGACGCGACTGTTGATGTGGAAGATCTGCAAAAGGTCGTGCAGCGGCTGACGAAACTGTTCGTTGAGACTGAAACGGCGTTCGAGGATCGCAATGAATTAATGGACGAGCAGCCGCTGGAAGACTGTGCGCGCGAACTGGATCAGGACCAGAAGTCGGTCCGCCGCCGGTTTACTGAGGCCGCGTCCCGTTCGGGGGACGATTTTGAATATGTACTTAATCAGTTGGACTCCTACCGCTGGCTGTATCGCATCAGTTACCATCTCTGGAGAACGGTGCATCACCTGCAAAGTGCGCGGATCATCAATGATCAGTCGGACATCGAACCCGACGAGGAGAAAAAAATTGCGGATACCGAACCTCAAGCCTGA
- a CDS encoding PSD1 and planctomycete cytochrome C domain-containing protein — MRALTLHDALRLLFLLGSGLLCSFLSPESANAEETQLTPQETFFLRKVRPLLEQKCLGCHGATPDDIKGDYNMLTRAALIKGGESGEPAVIVGKPKQSPFWNAVTWKDDSIQMPPQERNRLSDTEIDVIKQWIADGAVWTDKSLPAPGSSDASSTREIVMSTSGGQSPTWTNRTYEPEDVWAYQPIQRPDVPWQALTKTPASQRHPIDAFIQRKLQEKKLTSSPPADRKTLLRRASYDLTGLPPSRDKIDSFTNQKSSEAWSQTIQRLLDSPHYGEQMTQMWIDIVRYADTSGFANDYERPNAWRYRDYLVRSFNADKPYNRFIVEQLAGDELDPTDPEMLIATGFLRSGPWEHTGMSVAAVTRQLFLDDITQSVGVSFLAHSFRCAKCHDHKFDPVPTRDYYRIQAVFAPVQFADRKVAYQPFENISGFDHMKVRTEKLLAETKAQQEQFKQKTDAAIAAWLKENGYKNLKQVAADKRPPLRWFGLSELEKSLLKINNKRIDYFERELKRYEPYCFSVYNGPSNNFRSTKAVNLIPGPKQRKGNVEEIFILAGGAITAPTNKVTPGVLSAMAGSNDRQTPNAWNTIPNTADGRRLALARWIASSNNTLTARVIVNRIWQMHFGTGLVATPNNFGQKGAKPSHPELLDWLATWFMDHGWSIKQLHHLIMTSNTYQQSSRPIDAELVSSLDSSNQWLSYFPTRRLTAEQIRDSLLTITGELNPEMGGPGVFPEINWEVALQPRHIMGSVAPAYQPMPEPKQRNRRTLYAFRYRTLSDPMLDVFNRPGSEISCERRDETTVTPQVFALFNGQFTHDRAIALAHEISQKNQPLPEAVSQAFQQVTLRTPTPEELQLALTHVKEMQNYHAAHPTKPIPLPREVKRSMIEELTGESFTWTEKLDLTENYIQDLKPWDVDVETRALAELCLVLMNSNEFIYLR; from the coding sequence ATGCGTGCGCTCACACTTCATGATGCCTTGAGGCTTTTGTTCCTTCTGGGCTCTGGTCTGCTCTGCAGTTTCCTGTCGCCCGAATCTGCAAACGCAGAAGAAACACAGCTCACGCCGCAGGAAACATTTTTCCTCCGCAAAGTCCGCCCCCTGCTCGAACAAAAATGTCTGGGCTGTCATGGTGCGACCCCCGACGACATCAAGGGGGATTACAACATGCTTACCCGCGCTGCACTGATCAAAGGGGGCGAATCGGGTGAGCCCGCGGTGATCGTCGGCAAACCGAAACAGAGTCCCTTCTGGAACGCTGTCACCTGGAAAGATGACAGCATCCAGATGCCGCCACAGGAACGAAACCGCCTGAGTGATACGGAAATCGATGTCATCAAACAATGGATCGCAGACGGTGCCGTCTGGACTGACAAGAGCCTGCCTGCCCCAGGTTCGAGTGACGCCAGTTCTACACGGGAAATCGTCATGTCTACTTCCGGCGGTCAGTCTCCCACCTGGACGAATCGCACATACGAACCGGAAGATGTCTGGGCCTATCAACCAATCCAACGACCGGACGTCCCCTGGCAGGCCCTGACGAAAACACCTGCTTCCCAGCGGCATCCAATCGACGCCTTTATTCAGCGTAAGCTCCAGGAAAAGAAGTTAACTTCCTCTCCCCCCGCTGACCGCAAAACGCTACTCCGACGGGCCAGTTATGATCTGACTGGACTTCCTCCTTCACGTGACAAAATCGATTCCTTCACGAATCAGAAATCCTCCGAAGCCTGGTCGCAGACCATTCAACGTCTGCTGGACAGCCCACACTACGGCGAACAGATGACCCAGATGTGGATCGACATCGTCCGCTACGCCGATACCAGCGGTTTTGCCAACGACTACGAACGTCCCAATGCCTGGCGTTATCGCGATTATCTGGTACGCAGCTTCAATGCCGACAAGCCATACAATCGCTTTATCGTCGAACAGCTCGCCGGCGATGAACTCGATCCCACCGATCCTGAAATGCTGATCGCCACCGGCTTCCTGCGGAGCGGCCCCTGGGAACATACCGGCATGAGCGTCGCCGCAGTCACCCGCCAGCTGTTTCTGGATGACATTACACAAAGTGTTGGCGTCAGCTTCCTGGCACACAGCTTCCGCTGTGCCAAATGTCACGATCACAAATTCGACCCTGTCCCCACCCGCGACTACTATCGCATTCAGGCCGTCTTTGCCCCCGTGCAGTTCGCCGACCGCAAAGTCGCCTACCAGCCATTTGAAAACATCTCCGGCTTCGACCATATGAAGGTTCGCACGGAAAAACTGCTCGCCGAGACAAAAGCACAGCAGGAACAGTTCAAGCAAAAGACCGACGCCGCGATCGCAGCCTGGCTGAAAGAGAACGGCTACAAAAACCTGAAGCAGGTTGCCGCCGACAAACGACCGCCCCTTCGCTGGTTTGGCCTGTCCGAACTCGAAAAAAGCTTGCTCAAAATCAACAACAAACGCATCGACTACTTTGAGCGGGAACTCAAACGCTACGAACCGTACTGCTTCAGCGTCTATAACGGTCCGTCGAATAACTTCCGCTCCACCAAAGCGGTTAACCTGATCCCGGGACCCAAACAGCGAAAAGGCAATGTCGAAGAGATCTTCATTCTCGCCGGAGGTGCCATCACTGCCCCTACGAATAAAGTCACTCCCGGCGTACTGAGTGCCATGGCGGGTTCGAATGACCGTCAGACACCCAACGCCTGGAATACCATTCCCAATACAGCCGATGGACGACGACTCGCACTGGCCCGCTGGATTGCCAGTTCGAACAACACACTCACCGCCCGTGTCATCGTCAACCGCATCTGGCAGATGCATTTCGGCACCGGTCTGGTCGCTACCCCCAACAACTTCGGCCAAAAGGGCGCTAAGCCCTCTCATCCCGAACTGCTGGACTGGCTGGCGACCTGGTTCATGGATCACGGCTGGTCAATCAAACAGCTGCATCACCTGATCATGACTTCCAACACTTATCAGCAGAGCAGTCGACCTATCGATGCGGAGCTGGTCTCGAGCCTTGATTCCAGCAACCAATGGCTCTCCTACTTTCCGACACGTCGCCTGACTGCCGAACAGATTCGCGACTCGTTGCTGACAATCACGGGTGAACTGAATCCGGAAATGGGCGGCCCCGGCGTCTTTCCGGAAATCAACTGGGAAGTCGCACTTCAGCCCCGGCACATCATGGGTTCGGTCGCTCCCGCGTATCAGCCCATGCCTGAACCGAAACAGCGCAATCGCCGGACGCTGTACGCCTTCCGCTACCGAACGCTATCCGATCCGATGCTCGACGTTTTCAATCGGCCCGGAAGTGAAATCTCCTGCGAGCGTCGTGACGAAACCACTGTCACTCCCCAGGTCTTTGCTCTGTTTAATGGACAGTTCACCCATGACCGTGCTATCGCTCTGGCGCATGAAATCAGTCAGAAAAACCAGCCACTGCCTGAGGCTGTTTCGCAGGCCTTCCAGCAGGTGACGCTCCGCACACCGACTCCAGAGGAACTGCAACTGGCGTTGACGCATGTCAAAGAAATGCAGAACTACCACGCCGCCCATCCCACGAAACCAATTCCGCTTCCGCGGGAAGTCAAGCGGTCGATGATCGAAGAGCTGACAGGCGAGTCTTTTACCTGGACCGAAAAACTGGATCTGACCGAAAACTACATTCAGGATCTCAAGCCCTGGGACGTCGATGTCGAAACCCGGGCGCTGGCCGAACTCTGTCTGGTCCTGATGAACTCCAACGAATTCATTTATCTGCGGTAA
- a CDS encoding glycoside hydrolase family protein, with the protein MRPLLLFMLFFVGSLNVVGLQAGEKKPLPIGDHRELFVDDYLIGKMKNVSLRLHQPVDEGVVLKFDKPWEGLFCGYCTIIKDGDLYRAYYRGRPQAGADGDTGEVYCYAESKDGIHWTKPEFSLFEKQGFKKNNIILADAAPMTHNLSPFLDTRPGVPESERYKALGGTMKSGLVAFTSPDGIHWKQHPAGTVISKEMVPFPYMFDSQNVAFWSPVEKKYISYFRVFKDKLRRIARTESDDFIHWSEPVLMEYTHRGDKSPIEHLYTNQTHPYFRAPHIYLAVAARFMPGRQVLTDEQAEKIGVHPRYFKDTSDAILMTTRGGNMYDRTFLSGFITGGIGAQNWVSRTNYPALNVVQTGPAEMSVYVNQDYAQPTAHLRRYSLRLDGFASVRADYAGGELVTKPLTFDGSELSINFSTSAAGGIKVEIQDENGKPIPGFTLADAREQIGNEINRIVTWKGGSDVSSLSGKPVRLKFVMKDADLYSLQFVK; encoded by the coding sequence ATGAGACCATTGCTGCTGTTCATGCTGTTTTTTGTGGGAAGTCTGAATGTTGTCGGCCTGCAGGCAGGCGAGAAAAAGCCGCTCCCGATCGGGGATCACCGCGAGCTGTTTGTGGATGACTATCTGATCGGCAAAATGAAAAACGTGAGCCTGCGACTGCATCAGCCTGTTGATGAAGGCGTCGTTCTGAAATTCGATAAGCCATGGGAAGGACTGTTCTGCGGATACTGCACGATCATTAAAGATGGCGACCTGTATCGCGCTTACTACCGGGGACGCCCCCAGGCGGGAGCGGACGGCGACACCGGAGAAGTCTACTGCTATGCGGAATCGAAGGATGGGATTCACTGGACCAAGCCCGAGTTTTCTCTGTTCGAAAAGCAGGGTTTCAAAAAGAACAACATCATCCTGGCTGACGCGGCTCCGATGACGCATAATCTCAGCCCGTTCCTGGATACACGCCCTGGAGTTCCTGAGTCGGAACGCTACAAGGCGCTGGGCGGGACGATGAAAAGCGGCCTGGTCGCGTTCACTTCGCCGGACGGGATTCACTGGAAACAGCATCCTGCGGGAACCGTGATCTCCAAAGAGATGGTGCCGTTTCCTTATATGTTTGATTCTCAGAACGTCGCGTTCTGGTCCCCGGTGGAGAAAAAATACATCAGCTACTTCCGGGTGTTCAAAGATAAACTCCGTCGGATTGCCCGGACTGAGAGTGACGATTTCATTCACTGGTCCGAACCGGTGCTGATGGAATACACGCATCGGGGCGACAAATCGCCGATCGAACATCTCTATACCAATCAGACCCATCCCTATTTCCGGGCACCTCATATTTATCTGGCTGTCGCGGCCCGCTTCATGCCCGGGCGGCAGGTGCTGACCGATGAGCAAGCAGAAAAAATCGGCGTGCATCCCCGCTACTTCAAAGATACGTCCGATGCGATTCTGATGACGACTCGCGGCGGTAACATGTATGATCGTACTTTTCTGAGTGGATTCATCACCGGGGGCATCGGCGCTCAGAACTGGGTCTCTCGGACGAACTATCCTGCATTGAACGTGGTTCAGACCGGGCCGGCAGAAATGTCGGTGTATGTGAATCAGGATTATGCGCAGCCTACCGCGCATTTGCGTCGCTATTCGCTGCGTCTGGATGGTTTTGCTTCCGTACGGGCTGACTATGCCGGCGGGGAATTAGTAACGAAGCCGCTGACTTTTGACGGCTCTGAACTGTCGATCAACTTTTCGACGTCTGCAGCAGGAGGCATCAAAGTCGAGATCCAGGATGAAAACGGTAAGCCGATTCCCGGTTTCACTCTCGCTGATGCACGTGAGCAGATCGGAAACGAGATCAATCGGATCGTCACCTGGAAAGGGGGCTCCGATGTCTCTTCACTCAGTGGCAAACCGGTACGCCTGAAGTTTGTGATGAAAGATGCCGATCTGTATTCACTGCAGTTCGTGAAATAA
- a CDS encoding 3-keto-disaccharide hydrolase: MNIRLNKSLLILSACTALSLFSQGSLPAQNKVKKQAKKQLEVKPGSVTDGAIVKIPPEDKLHPGYTSLFNGKDLSGWKVPEGDNGHWKVENGVIDYDAQSESKGDKNLWTEKEYGDFILSMEWRIKETTGLYKVPIVLSDGSELKDADGKVITVELPNADSGIYLRGTPKAQVNIWCWPIGSGEVYSYRRNQSVAPEVRAGVTPKVNADNPVGEWNKFIIIMVKDRLTVILNNKMVLENAQLPDVPEKGPIALQHHGGKLKDGTFSPASSLMQFRNIYIKELD, translated from the coding sequence ATGAATATCCGGCTCAATAAGTCGTTATTAATTTTGAGTGCATGCACTGCTTTGAGTCTGTTCTCTCAGGGAAGTCTGCCTGCACAGAACAAAGTCAAGAAGCAGGCTAAAAAGCAGTTGGAAGTAAAACCGGGTTCGGTAACCGATGGTGCCATTGTCAAAATACCACCTGAAGACAAACTGCATCCGGGGTACACATCGCTGTTTAATGGAAAAGATCTGAGTGGCTGGAAAGTGCCGGAAGGGGATAACGGGCACTGGAAAGTTGAAAATGGTGTCATCGACTATGACGCACAGAGTGAATCCAAGGGAGATAAGAATCTCTGGACCGAGAAAGAATATGGCGATTTCATTTTAAGTATGGAATGGCGGATCAAAGAGACGACCGGCCTGTATAAGGTTCCGATCGTGCTGTCAGATGGATCGGAACTCAAAGACGCGGACGGCAAAGTCATCACCGTTGAACTGCCAAATGCCGATTCCGGCATTTACCTGCGAGGAACTCCCAAGGCCCAGGTGAATATCTGGTGCTGGCCGATCGGATCTGGAGAAGTTTACTCGTACCGCCGCAATCAGTCGGTCGCTCCGGAAGTCCGGGCCGGTGTAACTCCCAAAGTGAACGCCGATAATCCTGTAGGAGAATGGAACAAGTTCATCATCATCATGGTCAAGGATCGTCTGACCGTGATTCTGAATAACAAAATGGTCCTGGAAAATGCCCAGCTGCCCGACGTGCCCGAGAAAGGTCCGATTGCGCTACAGCATCATGGAGGAAAACTGAAAGATGGTACTTTCAGCCCGGCCAGCAGTCTGATGCAGTTCCGTAATATTTACATCAAGGAACTTGATTAG
- a CDS encoding SDR family NAD(P)-dependent oxidoreductase gives MQPSDEPTIQQLFDLTGKTILISGASGYLGGAMSRGLAEAGARLVVSSRSQERAEQTASELPDPNGVGHLGVALDHMEADSIEEGFAAALEAAGQIDVLVNNGNDPVGEDWRNVTADAFNRHLQNATGYFLLARKLRDHLVAREARGSVIMIGSMYGVVGSYPEAYEGICAASPVAYHTMKGGLIHQTRHLSVYWAKDGVRVNCLSPGPFPSEKAPAGLAERLSEHSPMGRMGSPAELKGAVVFLASEASSYITGQNLLVDGGWTAW, from the coding sequence ATGCAACCAAGTGATGAACCCACGATACAGCAGCTGTTTGATCTTACCGGCAAGACGATTTTAATCTCCGGTGCGAGTGGTTACCTCGGAGGTGCGATGTCGCGGGGACTGGCCGAAGCCGGGGCACGGCTGGTGGTCAGCAGCCGCAGCCAGGAACGGGCTGAGCAGACGGCTTCGGAACTACCCGATCCTAACGGTGTGGGGCACCTGGGAGTCGCCCTGGATCATATGGAAGCCGATTCGATTGAAGAGGGGTTTGCAGCAGCTCTGGAAGCAGCCGGGCAGATCGACGTGTTGGTGAATAACGGCAATGACCCGGTGGGGGAAGACTGGCGGAATGTGACTGCGGATGCGTTTAACCGTCACCTGCAGAATGCGACCGGCTATTTTCTGCTGGCCCGCAAATTGCGTGATCACCTCGTCGCGCGAGAAGCCCGGGGAAGCGTGATCATGATCGGTTCGATGTACGGCGTGGTCGGTTCTTATCCTGAAGCGTACGAGGGGATCTGTGCAGCCAGTCCCGTGGCCTATCACACGATGAAGGGAGGACTGATTCATCAGACGCGGCATCTGTCGGTCTACTGGGCCAAAGATGGCGTACGGGTCAACTGCCTGAGCCCGGGACCGTTTCCCTCTGAAAAAGCACCCGCGGGCCTGGCCGAGAGATTGAGCGAGCACAGTCCGATGGGCCGCATGGGGTCACCGGCCGAACTGAAGGGAGCAGTCGTCTTCCTGGCGAGCGAGGCGAGCAGTTATATCACAGGCCAGAACCTGCTGGTCGATGGTGGCTGGACCGCCTGGTAG